A section of the Acanthochromis polyacanthus isolate Apoly-LR-REF ecotype Palm Island chromosome 13, KAUST_Apoly_ChrSc, whole genome shotgun sequence genome encodes:
- the LOC110950446 gene encoding lysophosphatidic acid receptor 6-like, whose translation MHSANVTDMENTAYALVFGSVIALGLPLNVVSLWILLRHHSLKSPSTVFMVNLAISDLLLVISLPMRVYFYATGTWHLGSMACIWITMLFRNNIRSSAIFITFISVDRLLAVVYPLRSRHLRTSTNAWKGAGLIWLILLVVNIPESVDFARGAKLYNLSSCFEFHSDPKNSSDVDKWMHSQGVAYFQLVLLFTMLTVNIVSTALVSWTLQRHLNDSAKVNNKVNVMLIFAMNLIMFTVFFLPVSLAVFFHHLRSALNCLASVNCCFDPLLYYFSFDGFWKRKEDVDMSLELN comes from the coding sequence ATGCACAGCGCTAACGTGACAGACATGGAAAACACAGCGTACGCTCTAGTCTTTGGGTCTGTTATAGCCCTTGGCTTGCCTCTcaatgttgtgtctttgtggattCTGCTTCGCCACCACAGTCTCAAGTCACCCAGCACCGTCTTCATGGTCAACCTGGCAATCTCAGACCTGCTGCTCGTCATCTCCTTGCCCATGAGGGTCTATTTCTACGCAACTGGCACGTGGCATCTTGGCAGCATGGCATGCATCTGGATCACAATGCTCTTTCGAAACAACATCCGTTCAAGCGCCAtcttcatcaccttcatcagCGTGGATCGGCTGCTGGCTGTAGTTTATCCTCTGAGGTCGCGGCATCTTCGAACCTCAACCAATGCCTGGAAAGGTGCTGGACTCATTTGGCTGATTTTGTTGGTGGTGAACATCCCAGAGAGTGTGGATTTTGCGAGAGGTGCCAAACTGTACAATCTGTCTTCCTGTTTTGAATTTCATTCAGATCCAAAAAATTCGAGCGATGTTGACAAGTGGATGCACAGTCAAGGAGTTGCATATTTTCAGCTTGTGTTGCTGTTCACCATGCTGACAGTCAATATTGTGTCCACTGCTCTGGTGTCTTGGACTCTACAGAGACATCTGAATGACTCTGCAAAGGTGAATAACAAAGTGAATGTCATGCTGATTTTTGCCATGAACTTGATCATGTTTACTGTGTTCTTCTTGCCTGTGTCCTtggctgttttctttcatcactTGAGATCTGCTCTGAACTGTCTTGCGAGTGTGAACTGCTGTTTTGACCCGTTGCTGTATTATTTCTCTTTTGATGGTTTCTGGAAACGAAAAGAGGATGTTGACATGTCTCTTGAACTAAATTAA